Proteins from one Microbacterium hatanonis genomic window:
- a CDS encoding glycoside hydrolase family 1 protein, with translation MTNFPHGFLWGAATAPHQIEGNNVNSDWWAREQMMPGMELSGDAVDSYHRYREDISLLAEAGLNTYRFGIEWSRIEPIPGHFSRAELAHYRRMIETCFEFGITPVVTLQHFTTPQWFAEAGGWTAADASEKFQRFVTEATTILEGVEWVVTMNEPNMQAAIMTAMRRMSQSQGGQWQSPTVEADAPEGKEEKRSHSQFLTYADPEIGRMFVGIHHAARDIIRQRTGAKVGWTIAAGALTAAPGGEEKLLEIRYGKEDVYWEGARDDDWVGVQAYSSQEVDADGLVPHPQLPDNTLVGTAYRPDALAMAVRHAHEITGGVPILITENGIATADDTQRIRYTREALEGLHATIGEGIDVRGYLHWSLLDNFEWGHWAPTFGLIAVNRETFVRAPKPSLAWLGEAARRNGLA, from the coding sequence ATGACGAATTTCCCCCACGGTTTCCTCTGGGGCGCGGCCACCGCTCCTCACCAGATCGAGGGCAACAACGTCAACAGCGACTGGTGGGCGCGTGAGCAGATGATGCCCGGAATGGAACTGTCTGGCGACGCCGTCGACAGCTACCACCGCTACCGCGAGGACATCTCGCTCCTCGCGGAGGCAGGCCTCAACACCTACCGTTTCGGCATCGAGTGGTCACGCATAGAGCCGATCCCCGGCCACTTCTCCCGGGCGGAGCTCGCTCACTACCGGCGAATGATTGAGACGTGCTTCGAGTTCGGAATCACGCCTGTCGTCACGCTGCAACACTTCACCACCCCGCAGTGGTTCGCCGAAGCTGGCGGATGGACCGCAGCGGACGCGTCGGAGAAGTTCCAGCGATTCGTCACCGAGGCCACGACCATCCTCGAGGGCGTTGAGTGGGTCGTGACGATGAACGAGCCGAACATGCAGGCCGCCATCATGACTGCTATGCGACGGATGTCGCAGTCTCAGGGAGGCCAGTGGCAGAGCCCCACCGTCGAAGCGGACGCTCCGGAGGGCAAGGAGGAGAAGCGCAGTCACAGCCAGTTCCTTACCTACGCCGACCCGGAGATCGGCAGGATGTTTGTCGGCATTCACCATGCAGCGCGCGACATCATCCGTCAGCGCACGGGCGCCAAAGTTGGCTGGACTATCGCCGCAGGTGCGCTGACTGCGGCGCCGGGCGGCGAAGAGAAGCTCCTCGAAATCCGCTACGGCAAGGAAGACGTGTACTGGGAAGGTGCTCGCGACGACGACTGGGTCGGCGTGCAGGCGTACTCCAGCCAGGAAGTGGACGCTGATGGCCTCGTACCCCATCCGCAACTGCCCGACAACACTCTCGTCGGGACCGCTTACCGCCCGGACGCGCTCGCGATGGCCGTTCGTCACGCGCATGAGATCACCGGTGGCGTTCCTATCCTTATCACTGAGAACGGGATTGCCACGGCGGACGACACGCAACGCATCCGCTACACCCGGGAAGCGTTGGAGGGGTTGCACGCGACCATCGGCGAAGGCATCGATGTCCGCGGATACCTCCACTGGAGCCTCCTCGACAACTTCGAATGGGGCCACTGGGCACCCACCTTCGGTCTCATCGCCGTGAACCGCGAAACTTTCGTTCGCGCGCCCAAGCCGAGCCTCGCCTGGTTGGGCGAAGCTGCACGCCGCAACGGGCTCGCCTGA
- a CDS encoding SDR family NAD(P)-dependent oxidoreductase has product MVTGGARGLGKAIALRLAEAGADVVIADLDAGLATEAAADVSARFAGRAKGVHMDVTNSASVASAAQEAVDAFGGVDIWVNNAGIFPAVPVLQTPDDTWEQVFAVNTRGVFNGSREAARRMDGAGGVIVNIVSTAGFQGTAPGLSAYVSSKHAVRGMTKQMALELAPQGIRVLGVAPTFVPTEGNIAAAAAGAAALEAQGIDPSSAMPVMAQSLIGRIGTPDDIARVVLFCASDLSVIMTGSTLLADAGQTI; this is encoded by the coding sequence GTGGTTACCGGCGGCGCGCGTGGGCTCGGTAAGGCCATCGCGCTTCGGTTGGCGGAAGCGGGAGCCGACGTAGTTATCGCCGACCTCGACGCCGGCCTCGCAACCGAGGCAGCGGCGGACGTCTCCGCTCGATTCGCCGGACGCGCCAAGGGCGTGCACATGGACGTGACCAACTCGGCCTCCGTCGCGAGCGCGGCGCAGGAAGCCGTCGACGCGTTTGGCGGCGTCGACATTTGGGTCAACAACGCCGGGATCTTCCCTGCGGTGCCGGTTCTTCAGACGCCAGACGACACCTGGGAACAAGTGTTCGCCGTCAACACGCGTGGAGTTTTCAATGGCTCGCGGGAGGCCGCCCGTCGGATGGACGGGGCCGGTGGGGTCATCGTGAACATCGTCTCGACCGCCGGGTTCCAGGGGACTGCCCCCGGGCTTTCGGCTTACGTCAGCTCCAAGCACGCGGTGCGCGGGATGACGAAGCAGATGGCGCTCGAGCTGGCTCCGCAAGGCATCCGGGTCCTCGGGGTCGCTCCGACCTTCGTACCGACTGAGGGCAACATCGCCGCGGCGGCCGCTGGCGCCGCTGCGCTCGAGGCGCAGGGTATCGACCCGAGCTCCGCGATGCCGGTGATGGCGCAGAGCTTGATTGGTCGGATCGGAACCCCCGATGACATCGCACGAGTAGTGCTCTTCTGCGCCAGCGACCTCTCGGTCATCATGACCGGCAGCACCCTGCTCGCAGACGCTGGACAGACGATCTGA
- a CDS encoding TetR/AcrR family transcriptional regulator, which yields MIRQYAKSAAVRQAIISACSEAFAVSGFHGASMAEIARRAGISHTGLLHHFPRKEDLLTAVLDLQDERSAKYLADHRTAGEASDPATILQGMVSTLVERDRYAGLVELSAVLAGEAAATAHPAHEHFARRYADIRRFLSRLFRQLADEGRLRGTVTPEDLAAATVALTEGLHLQWLYSPERDLNVEDILREMLSAFVPELHPQDGE from the coding sequence GTGATTCGTCAGTACGCGAAGTCAGCCGCGGTACGTCAAGCCATCATCTCTGCCTGTTCGGAGGCCTTTGCCGTGTCCGGGTTCCACGGAGCCTCGATGGCAGAGATAGCCCGCCGGGCGGGCATCAGTCACACCGGGTTGCTTCACCACTTTCCCCGCAAGGAGGACCTGCTCACGGCAGTGCTTGACCTGCAGGACGAAAGAAGTGCGAAGTATCTGGCGGACCACCGCACCGCTGGCGAAGCTTCGGATCCGGCGACCATTCTGCAGGGGATGGTGAGCACTCTTGTTGAGCGCGACAGGTATGCCGGTCTTGTGGAACTCAGCGCGGTACTCGCCGGCGAGGCGGCAGCAACCGCCCACCCGGCGCACGAGCATTTCGCTCGCCGCTACGCCGACATCAGGAGATTCCTCTCTCGTTTGTTCCGGCAGCTCGCTGATGAAGGCCGGTTGAGAGGCACAGTCACCCCGGAGGATCTTGCCGCTGCCACAGTCGCACTGACCGAAGGCCTGCATCTGCAGTGGCTGTACTCCCCTGAAAGAGATCTGAATGTCGAGGACATCCTTCGCGAGATGCTCTCCGCCTTCGTCCCCGAGCTTCACCCTCAGGACGGGGAGTAA
- a CDS encoding MFS transporter has product MTTHVGDGGDQRGDADERNLVPANTAMAQPPPADSSSRRAPVLEPAPVSFGAILLLVAATFGSGMAMIVPMSYSLAVRLDQLAPGRADLLGYILGIGSAATLVVAPLSGILSDRTRSRWGRRRPFTVAGVAIGIIAIPVMAFAPNFAVLAAGWVLSTVGWNTAGGSIGNWQADRLPPQQRGKVSGLTGLAMQVAPVVGIILVGTVRAETLLVFVIPAAAGLVLVGLFVVFARDPDSRAVVHSEPLTLGRIVRSYAFSPRAFPDFAWNWVGRFIFFFGLTFATSFSVYFFSQRLGISVPEVAGFQALTAALSIGTALLGSLGGGWVSDRIGRRKPLIVLGALLFAIGCTTSAFAGNVPSLIAGTLISSLGIATFSAVGQALTLDVLPNRDTEAGRYMAITLFAQKIPGVLAPAVAPLVLALMGGGNFLALYLTAAVLAVAGGLVIGIGVRSTR; this is encoded by the coding sequence ATGACCACCCATGTCGGCGACGGCGGCGACCAACGCGGAGATGCTGACGAGCGCAATCTCGTTCCGGCAAACACCGCGATGGCGCAGCCGCCGCCGGCGGACTCGTCTTCGCGGCGGGCCCCGGTCTTGGAGCCCGCCCCGGTTTCTTTCGGCGCGATACTTCTTCTGGTCGCGGCCACGTTCGGGTCGGGCATGGCCATGATTGTCCCGATGTCGTACTCGCTCGCGGTGCGACTTGACCAGCTCGCTCCCGGGCGCGCCGATTTGCTCGGGTACATCCTCGGTATTGGGTCTGCGGCGACTCTGGTCGTCGCCCCGCTGTCCGGCATTCTCAGCGACCGCACGCGGTCTCGGTGGGGGAGGCGCCGGCCGTTCACAGTCGCCGGCGTGGCCATCGGGATCATCGCGATCCCGGTCATGGCCTTTGCCCCCAATTTCGCGGTCTTGGCTGCTGGTTGGGTGCTGTCCACCGTCGGGTGGAACACCGCGGGTGGATCAATCGGCAACTGGCAGGCAGATCGGCTCCCACCGCAACAACGAGGGAAAGTGTCCGGGCTGACAGGCCTGGCCATGCAGGTCGCACCCGTTGTCGGAATCATCCTCGTGGGGACGGTTCGCGCGGAAACGCTGCTGGTATTCGTAATCCCGGCCGCCGCGGGGCTTGTCCTGGTCGGCTTGTTCGTGGTGTTCGCCCGCGATCCGGACAGTCGAGCGGTGGTGCACTCTGAGCCATTGACTCTCGGGCGCATCGTGCGCAGTTACGCCTTCAGCCCGCGCGCATTCCCAGACTTCGCGTGGAACTGGGTAGGGCGGTTCATCTTCTTCTTCGGACTGACCTTCGCCACCAGCTTCTCGGTGTACTTCTTCTCGCAGCGACTTGGCATTTCGGTGCCAGAGGTCGCGGGGTTCCAGGCGTTGACGGCTGCGCTGAGTATTGGCACGGCACTCCTCGGGTCTCTTGGCGGCGGATGGGTAAGCGACCGTATCGGTCGCCGCAAACCCCTGATCGTCCTCGGCGCGCTGCTCTTCGCAATCGGGTGCACCACCTCGGCATTCGCGGGCAACGTTCCGAGCTTGATTGCGGGAACGTTGATCTCCTCGCTAGGCATTGCAACCTTCTCGGCCGTCGGCCAAGCGCTCACGCTCGACGTGCTTCCGAACCGCGACACCGAGGCCGGTCGCTATATGGCCATCACTCTTTTCGCCCAAAAGATCCCTGGTGTGCTGGCCCCTGCCGTTGCGCCGCTCGTGCTCGCACTCATGGGCGGCGGAAACTTCCTGGCGCTTTACCTCACAGCCGCCGTGCTTGCCGTGGCCGGCGGTTTGGTCATCGGCATCGGGGTGCGAAGCACTCGTTGA